In one Saimiri boliviensis isolate mSaiBol1 chromosome 19, mSaiBol1.pri, whole genome shotgun sequence genomic region, the following are encoded:
- the LOC120360169 gene encoding late cornified envelope protein 5A, protein MSCQQSQQQCQPPPKCTPKCPPKCPPKCPPQCPAPCPPPVPSSCGSSSGGCCSSGGGGCCSSGGGGCCLSHHRPRRSLRRRPQSSSCCGSGSGSGQQSGGSSCCHSSGGSGCCHSSGGCC, encoded by the coding sequence ATGTCCTGCCAGCAGAGCCAGCAGCAGTGCCAGCCTCCTCCCAAATGTACCCCTAAATGCCCACCCAAGTGCCCCCCAAAATGCCCTCCCCAGTGCCCAGCCCCGTGCCCACCTCCAGTCCCTTCTTCTTGTGGCTCCAGCTCTGGGGGCTGCTGCAGCTCTGGGGGCGGTGGCTGCTGCAGCTCTGGGGGCGGTGGCTGCTGCCTGAGCCACCACAGACCCCGCCGGTCCCTCCGACGCAGACCTCAGAGCTCCAGCTgctgtggcagtggcagtggcagtggccaGCAGTCTGGGGGTTCCAGCTGCTGCCATAGCTCTGGAGGCTCCGGCTGCTGCCACAGCTCTGGGGGTTGCTGCTGA